A portion of the Diprion similis isolate iyDipSimi1 chromosome 4, iyDipSimi1.1, whole genome shotgun sequence genome contains these proteins:
- the LOC124405810 gene encoding somatostatin receptor type 2-like — translation MMASSEALSSDIILNYTESLFDNLSAFNASRNDTMEPNCDADLPIVSLVTQILYATVCIVGLLGNTLVIYVVLRFSKMQTVTNMYIVNLAIADECFLIGIPFLVTTMSLQSWTFGKIMCKAYMITTSINQFTSSIFLFIMSADRYIAVCHPISSPKVRTPFISRVVSLTAWGTSALFMIPVFLYANTMESAEGVISCNILWPDNDNQGGQTTFTLYTFILGFAIPLILILIFYFLVIRKLRTVGPKNKSKEKKRSHRKVTKLVLTVITVYVLCWLPYWLTQVALIYTPPKQCQSRVIITTFLLAGFLSYSNSAMNPILYAFLSDNFKKSFLKACTCAAGKDVNATLHIENSVFPRKNKANADRLQPNKATSGHSRGDLEDEEGERGLLISKAEHSTTAVTMTSRSNITVTSESRDQAQNKDSSKDSAREAVKNGAQLTLLTQV, via the coding sequence ATGATGGCCAGCAGCGAGGCTCTCAGCTCGGATATAATCCTCAACTACACCGAGTCGTTGTTCGATAATCTAAGCGCGTTCAACGCCAGCCGGAACGACACCATGGAGCCGAACTGCGACGCCGATTTGCCGATAGTGTCGCTCGTCACGCAGATCCTCTACGCGACCGTCTGCATAGTCGGCCTCCTCGGCAACACCCTCGTCATATACGTGGTGCTCAGATTTTCTAAGATGCAAACGGTCACGAACATGTACATAGTGAACCTCGCAATAGCCGACGAGTGCTTCCTCATCGGCATACCGTTCCTGGTCACGACGATGAGCCTCCAGTCGTGGACCTTTGGCAAGATCATGTGCAAGGCCTACATGATAACGACAAGTATAAACCAGTTCACCAGCAGTATATTCCTCTTCATAATGAGCGCCGACAGATACATCGCCGTCTGCCACCCGATCTCATCCCCCAAGGTCCGCACGCCCTTCATATCGAGGGTGGTATCGCTCACCGCCTGGGGGACCAGCGCCCTCTTCATGATCCCCGTGTTCCTCTACGCGAACACGATGGAGTCAGCGGAGGGTGTGATAAGCTGCAACATCCTCTGGCCGGACAACGACAACCAGGGTGGACAGACGACGTTCACCCTGTACACGTTTATCCTCGGCTTCGCCATCCCTCTGATTCTAATTCTAATTTTCTACTTCCTCGTTATACGGAAGCTGCGGACGGTAGGACCGAAGAACAAGTCCAAGGAGAAGAAGCGCTCCCACAGAAAAGTGACGAAACTCGTCCTGACCGTCATCACCGTCTACGTGTTATGCTGGCTGCCCTACTGGCTGACGCAGGTCGCCCTGATCTACACTCCTCCGAAGCAGTGCCAGTCACGTGTCATAATCACGACCTTCCTCCTCGCCGGGTTCCTCAGCTATTCGAACAGCGCGATGAATCCGATCCTCTACGCCTTCCTGAGCGACAACTTCAAGAAGAGTTTCCTCAAGGCCTGCACCTGCGCCGCCGGCAAGGACGTAAACGCCACCCTCCACATCGAGAACAGCGTCTTCCCAAGGAAGAACAAGGCCAACGCCGACAGGCTTCAGCCCAACAAAGCCACTTCGGGTCACTCGCGTGGCGACCTCGAGGACGAGGAGGGCGAACGAGGGCTGCTCATCAGCAAGGCCGAGCACTCGACCACCGCCGTCACCATGACTTCTCGGTCCAACATAACTGTCACCAGTGAGTCGAGGGACCAGGCACAGAACAAGGATTCCTCGAAGGACTCGGCCAGAGAAGCCGTTAAGAACGGAGCCCAGCTCACCCTCCTCACTCAAGTCTGA